The sequence CGGCCCGGGTGCGGGCGCGCGTCAGCGCTGGTACGCGTCGCCGCGGTCGTCGAGGCGCGAGCGCTCCGGCGGTGCGGCCAGCGCCGCGTCCGACGCCGAGCCGACGGTCCCGTCGCTCGGGCCGTTCGCCGGCGGGTCCGGGACGGGCGCGCCGGCCAGGCCGGCGGCGCTGGCGGGCACCCGGGAGTCGCGCTCGCGCTCGAGCACGAAGATCTCGATCACGATGTTGGGGTCGAAGAGGATCTGGCTCTGGTACGTCGCGACCCGCCGGCCCAGGCGACGCTGGACCATCGACACCAGCAGGCCCTCCATGTCGTTCTGCCACAGCTGGCGGAACGCGCGGACCTCGTCGTGGTGGCCGTTGGCGAGCATCGTCTCCTCCGCGACGGTCAGCCCGCCGCGCAGGACGATCGTCAGCAGGTCGTCCAGCAGGTAGCTCTTCGCCTCGACGGGACCGCGGCCCCAGTACTTCTTCTGGACCGCGACCATCTCGTTCGAGAGGCCGGCGAGGACCGCGCCCAAGGGGGCGTCGGCAGGGGGCGTGGCGTCGGATCCGGGCATGGAGGGGGAGTCGGTGGAGGCTGCGGGGCCGCCCGACGGCCACACCCTACCTTGGTGGCGGGTCCGGGGAACCGCGCTGGACGGGTGGGGGGCGTCGATCGCGGGGGGCGTTCCGGCGTCGCGGCGCAACGTCGCCGACGTCAGGGCGTCGCGCCCCCCTGCCGGTCCCGCGCGGCCGGCAGGCGACGGCGTTCGACGGCCCTCGGACGGACGGGCGGGGCGGGCGTCGCCCCTCCGTGCCGCGCGACGCGGCGGACGCGAGCGTACGCCCGCATGCCGTGCGTCTTTTGCAAGAATTGGGCGTGCGAGCCGCCGCCGGATGCCGCCTTCGGGTGGAAGCCGACGGGGAACGTGCGTACACCCCTGGCCCCTTGCTGTTCTCCTCGGCCGAGGTGACGCACCGTTCCCTGA comes from Patulibacter sp. SYSU D01012 and encodes:
- a CDS encoding DUF2294 domain-containing protein — its product is MPGSDATPPADAPLGAVLAGLSNEMVAVQKKYWGRGPVEAKSYLLDDLLTIVLRGGLTVAEETMLANGHHDEVRAFRQLWQNDMEGLLVSMVQRRLGRRVATYQSQILFDPNIVIEIFVLERERDSRVPASAAGLAGAPVPDPPANGPSDGTVGSASDAALAAPPERSRLDDRGDAYQR